GAGGATGGGGTCGTAGTACGGTGTGACTTCCCAGCCCTCGTACACGCCGGAATCGTTTCGAATGCCGGGGCCGGAGGGTTCGTACAGATACGAGATCACGCCGCACGAGGGCATGAAGTTCTTGGTCTCGTCCTCGGCGTAGATGCGGCACTCGATGGCGTGGCCGCGTTGCGCGAGATCCTTCTGCGCGAACGCGAGTTTCTCCCCGCCCGCGATGCGCAGCTGCCACTGCACCAGGTCGATGCCGGTGGTGACCTCGGTGATGGGGTGTTCCACCTGGATGCGCGTGTTCATCTCCAGAAAGTAGAAGTTGCCCGCCGCATCCAGCATGAACTCGATGGTGCCCGCGTTGACGTAGCCCACCGCTTTCGCCGCCGCCACCGCGGCCTCGCCCATGCGCGCGCGCAGTTCCGGCGTGAGTGCCGGCGACGGCGTCTCCTCCAGCACCTTCTGGTGGCGGCGCTGGATGGAACACTCGCGCTCAAACAGGTGCACCACGTTGCCGTGTGCATCCGCCAGCACCTGGAACTCGATGTGCCGCGGGTGCTCGATCTTCTGCTCGATGTAGACGGTGTCGTCGCCAAAGGCGGATCTCGCCTCGCCGATGGCGGCGCGCGCGGCGGCCTCCACCTGC
Above is a genomic segment from Candidatus Krumholzibacteriia bacterium containing:
- a CDS encoding acetyl-CoA carboxylase biotin carboxylase subunit (catalyzes the ATP-dependent carboxylation of a covalently attached biotin and the transfer of the carboxyl group to pyruvate forming oxaloacetate), whose protein sequence is QVEAAARAAIGEARSAFGDDTVYIEQKIEHPRHIEFQVLADAHGNVVHLFERECSIQRRHQKVLEETPSPALTPELRARMGEAAVAAAKAVGYVNAGTIEFMLDAAGNFYFLEMNTRIQVEHPITEVTTGIDLVQWQLRIAGGEKLAFAQKDLAQRGHAIECRIYAEDETKNFMPSCGVISYLYEPSGPGIRNDSGVYEGWEVTPYYDPILSKLIAYGEDRETARLRMLRALDEYVVHGVQTGIDLHKRILVHPAFIAGDVNTTFLDDYGREVLMDPGGDIPDEAFVAAVLSETLNIGRAARGGAGAPETGPSPWERVGKWEIGGGE